One region of Candidatus Moraniibacteriota bacterium genomic DNA includes:
- a CDS encoding type IV secretion system DNA-binding domain-containing protein, whose protein sequence is MFPFDLNAIFIPAVALLSLAVFTSGAYLMFRSFFLFRAQISRSINTDLEVVRVSRLMIKKEEQVKEGWKEEIGAMEQLLTTLSNVKERKSFFFRFLYDEPSIVLEIAKPAQSEEIFFYIAIPKKFRESVEKQIHAYFPNASLEKVPDYTIFSPVGFTAAAVLTLKNKSALPFKTYETMEVDPLNELSNALSKLKTEEEGAAIQIVLRPAGLQWKSFGRTIAHKMQQGKRLRDVYSPSLARNLSKELRGMMASTSQKEFSQKEREVIQLTPEEQELIKSIERKSNKVGFRVNIRLLSAAATQQKAEEILSHLENAFIQFENSDINHLVVKKRVKAKRIAFNYIFREFSEQDSIILNTEEIASIYHFPISTTETPKIKWLKAGAAPPPPNIPASGILLGYNDYRGMKTDIRLAEDDRRRHLYVVGQTGTGKSAFLQEMAKQDVKSGKGVCFIDPHGDAVADILTAVPKERAEDVIFFDPSDSERPFGLNMLEYDRPEQKTFVINEMINIFDKLYDLKQTGGPMFEQYMRNAMLLVMEDPASGSTLMEIPKVLADEKFRRMKLAKCANPVVSDFWLKEAEKAGGEAALANMVPYITSKLTQFIANDLMRPIIAQQKSTLNFRQIMDEKKILLINLSKGKIGEMNSYLLGMVIVGKILMSALSRVDIPESERGDFYLYIDEFQNVTTDSISQILSEARKYRLNLTMAHQFIGQLREEISKAVFGNVGSICAFRVGPEDAEFLEKQFAPIFTVNDLVNADNYNCFVRLLISNESTKPFNMKTYPPTGGDQEVANHLKELSRLKYGRDAQIVNREILERIKLANTPGENEHLPAL, encoded by the coding sequence ATGTTTCCCTTTGATCTCAACGCGATTTTTATCCCAGCTGTTGCGCTTTTGTCACTGGCAGTGTTTACCAGCGGCGCTTATTTGATGTTTCGCAGCTTTTTTCTTTTCCGGGCCCAGATCAGTCGTTCTATAAACACGGACTTGGAAGTAGTGCGGGTGTCCCGGCTGATGATAAAGAAAGAGGAACAAGTGAAAGAAGGATGGAAGGAGGAAATCGGGGCGATGGAACAGCTCTTAACCACACTTTCAAATGTAAAAGAAAGGAAATCATTTTTTTTCCGCTTTCTTTATGACGAACCGAGCATTGTGTTGGAAATCGCCAAGCCCGCCCAAAGCGAAGAAATATTTTTCTACATTGCCATTCCCAAAAAGTTCAGAGAATCCGTGGAAAAGCAAATCCACGCCTATTTTCCCAATGCGTCGCTCGAAAAAGTTCCCGATTACACCATTTTTTCCCCAGTTGGCTTTACGGCGGCGGCGGTGCTCACGCTTAAAAACAAATCAGCCCTTCCCTTCAAGACCTATGAGACAATGGAAGTTGATCCGCTTAATGAACTTTCCAATGCTCTTAGCAAGTTAAAAACTGAAGAAGAAGGAGCGGCCATCCAAATTGTGCTTCGGCCGGCCGGCTTGCAGTGGAAAAGCTTCGGCCGGACAATCGCCCATAAAATGCAGCAGGGGAAACGCCTAAGGGATGTTTACTCGCCGTCTCTTGCCAGAAACTTAAGTAAGGAATTGCGGGGAATGATGGCTAGCACCAGCCAGAAAGAATTTTCTCAAAAAGAAAGAGAGGTAATTCAGCTTACCCCCGAAGAGCAGGAGCTTATCAAATCAATTGAAAGAAAGTCCAATAAAGTCGGATTCCGGGTTAATATCCGCCTGCTGTCGGCCGCGGCAACTCAACAAAAAGCCGAAGAAATCCTCTCTCATCTGGAAAACGCCTTTATTCAATTTGAAAACTCTGACATTAATCATCTGGTGGTGAAAAAAAGAGTCAAGGCAAAACGAATTGCTTTTAATTACATCTTCAGGGAGTTTAGCGAGCAAGATTCAATTATTCTCAACACCGAAGAAATAGCCAGTATCTATCATTTTCCTATTTCCACCACCGAAACGCCGAAAATAAAATGGCTCAAGGCCGGCGCGGCTCCGCCTCCGCCCAACATTCCCGCAAGCGGGATTCTTTTGGGCTACAACGATTATCGCGGGATGAAAACGGACATTCGCCTGGCGGAAGATGATCGCCGCCGCCACTTGTATGTTGTCGGGCAGACCGGCACCGGAAAATCCGCCTTTCTTCAGGAAATGGCTAAGCAGGATGTGAAGAGCGGAAAAGGAGTATGCTTTATTGATCCTCACGGGGATGCGGTGGCTGATATTCTGACGGCCGTGCCCAAAGAACGGGCTGAAGATGTGATCTTTTTTGATCCTTCCGACAGTGAGCGCCCCTTCGGGCTCAATATGCTGGAATACGACCGCCCGGAGCAGAAAACGTTCGTGATTAATGAGATGATTAATATCTTTGACAAACTTTATGATTTGAAACAGACCGGTGGGCCGATGTTTGAACAGTATATGCGAAACGCCATGCTGCTGGTGATGGAAGATCCGGCTTCCGGGTCAACGCTTATGGAAATTCCCAAGGTTCTGGCCGACGAAAAATTCAGAAGGATGAAGCTGGCCAAATGCGCCAATCCGGTAGTAAGTGACTTCTGGCTTAAGGAAGCGGAGAAAGCCGGCGGGGAAGCGGCGCTGGCCAATATGGTGCCCTACATCACTTCCAAACTAACCCAGTTCATCGCCAATGACCTGATGCGTCCCATTATCGCCCAGCAGAAAAGCACTCTGAACTTCCGCCAAATTATGGACGAGAAAAAGATTCTTCTCATTAATCTTTCCAAGGGCAAGATCGGCGAAATGAACAGCTATCTTTTGGGAATGGTGATCGTGGGAAAAATTCTGATGTCGGCTCTTTCCCGGGTGGATATTCCCGAGAGTGAAAGAGGGGACTTTTACCTTTACATTGATGAATTTCAAAACGTGACAACCGATTCCATTTCTCAAATTCTCTCTGAAGCCCGCAAGTACCGCCTCAATCTCACCATGGCTCATCAGTTTATCGGGCAGCTGCGTGAGGAAATTTCCAAAGCGGTCTTTGGAAACGTGGGATCAATTTGCGCTTTTCGGGTCGGACCGGAGGACGCGGAATTTTTGGAAAAGCAATTTGCGCCGATATTCACCGTCAATGATCTAGTAAACGCCGACAATTATAATTGCTTCGTGCGTCTTTTAATTAGCAATGAATCCACCAAGCCCTTCAATATGAAGACCTATCCGCCTACCGGCGGCGACCAGGAGGTTGCCAACCATCTCAAAGAACTCTCCCGCCTCAAATACGGCCGCGACGCGCAAATTGTCAACCGCGAGATTCTGGAACGGATAAAACTGGCCAACACGCCCGGCGAGAACGAACACCTCCCGGCTTTGTAA
- a CDS encoding glycosyltransferase family 2 protein, producing the protein MFSFPDPKTKNPKERRFQRTLEIIPGILTWTTILGMLVFSFLLPVWVAVFIIAFDVYWIYRTIYITGYSLIAYRKLREGKSIDWWERCQRISDPRQYALDIAERVKALRKNLGGGLSLSEQWKIKKEIRRLKKYRREIKHLERIKDKIWDWRKIIHVVLLPTANEPAEVIEPAIQAVAESNFPNQQIIILLATEEREPAEQRLKKVNYLKNKFKGVFRDFLVTTHIVKEGEMKCKASNAGFAARRLQHYLDEQGIDYQRVILSNFDCDSVCHPQYFAALTYAYITDPKRLKRAYQPLPMYHNNIWDTNAFVRVIVTSSSFWHMFQSTRKRMVTFSSHSEPFDTLVKVNFWPVNMISEDSIIYWKCFSYFHGDYKVKPIYLPISLDAVLAQTYWRTIKNQYKQKRRWAYGIENFPVIMRSLWPDKKVALFAKIRAAVEMLEGHHSWATAPLILAFLGWLPLIFGGNQFNESVLAHNLPFITRYLMTLAMFGLVVSMFLSFGLLPPRPKKHSRKKYIYMFLQWILVPIIAPTLGAMPAIDSQTRILIKKYFGEFWVTEKIKKL; encoded by the coding sequence ATGTTTTCTTTTCCTGATCCAAAAACTAAAAATCCGAAAGAAAGAAGATTCCAGCGGACTCTGGAGATTATTCCCGGAATCTTAACCTGGACCACCATTTTAGGAATGCTGGTGTTTTCTTTTCTGCTTCCGGTTTGGGTGGCAGTGTTCATTATTGCTTTCGACGTGTACTGGATTTATCGGACGATTTATATTACCGGCTATTCGCTGATTGCCTATCGGAAGCTTCGGGAAGGAAAAAGCATTGACTGGTGGGAGCGATGCCAGCGAATTTCTGATCCGCGCCAGTACGCTCTTGATATCGCGGAGAGAGTTAAAGCCCTCAGAAAAAATCTTGGCGGCGGACTTTCTTTAAGCGAACAGTGGAAAATAAAAAAAGAAATTCGGCGCCTGAAAAAATACCGGAGGGAAATAAAACATCTGGAACGCATCAAGGATAAAATCTGGGATTGGAGGAAAATTATTCATGTGGTCCTTCTCCCCACTGCCAACGAGCCGGCGGAAGTCATTGAACCGGCAATCCAGGCGGTAGCGGAAAGCAATTTTCCCAATCAGCAGATTATAATCCTTTTGGCCACTGAAGAGCGCGAACCGGCAGAGCAGCGCCTGAAAAAAGTAAATTACCTGAAAAACAAATTCAAGGGAGTGTTTCGCGATTTTCTGGTGACAACCCACATTGTGAAAGAAGGAGAAATGAAGTGCAAGGCCTCAAATGCCGGCTTTGCCGCCCGTCGCCTTCAGCATTACTTGGATGAGCAGGGCATTGATTATCAGCGGGTTATCCTTTCCAATTTTGACTGCGACAGTGTTTGCCATCCGCAATATTTTGCCGCTCTCACTTACGCCTACATCACCGATCCCAAGCGGCTCAAGCGGGCCTATCAGCCGCTTCCGATGTATCACAACAATATTTGGGACACTAACGCCTTTGTGCGCGTCATCGTTACCAGTTCTTCTTTTTGGCACATGTTCCAGAGCACCCGCAAAAGAATGGTGACTTTTTCTTCTCACAGCGAGCCGTTTGACACGCTGGTGAAAGTTAATTTCTGGCCGGTAAATATGATCAGCGAGGACTCAATTATTTACTGGAAATGTTTTTCCTATTTCCATGGCGACTATAAAGTAAAGCCGATTTATCTTCCCATTTCTCTTGATGCCGTGCTGGCCCAAACCTACTGGCGAACGATTAAAAATCAATATAAGCAGAAGCGGCGCTGGGCTTATGGAATAGAGAATTTCCCGGTCATTATGCGTTCTCTCTGGCCGGATAAGAAGGTTGCTCTCTTTGCTAAAATAAGAGCCGCTGTGGAAATGCTGGAAGGGCACCACTCCTGGGCTACGGCACCATTGATTTTAGCTTTTCTTGGCTGGCTTCCCTTAATTTTTGGAGGTAATCAGTTCAATGAAAGCGTGCTGGCTCACAATCTCCCTTTTATCACTCGCTATCTTATGACGCTGGCGATGTTTGGTTTAGTCGTGTCAATGTTTTTAAGTTTTGGGCTGCTGCCTCCCCGGCCGAAAAAGCATTCGCGCAAAAAATACATTTATATGTTTTTGCAGTGGATTCTTGTGCCGATTATTGCTCCCACTCTCGGAGCAATGCCCGCTATTGATTCCCAGACAAGGATTTTGATTAAAAAATATTTTGGAGAATTTTGGGTGACGGAAAAAATAAAAAAACTTTAG
- a CDS encoding DNA recombination protein RmuC produces the protein MSTSLIIIAVVIALAILFWLVFGVKRKQDQEEKSEKLAVILERLTVLTEENRELRRTMDNKLSETHRAHQEQISQTIKTVRDVVAGLTKLEETNKQVINFSAQLQNLQDILKNPKQRGVLGEYFLEETLKNVLPPNSYQMQYGFKDGTIVDAVVFVKERIIPVDSKFSLENYEKILNTTDPEVREKHVKQFKNDLKFRIDETAKYVKPDEGTMDFAFMFIPSESIYYDLLTSAVGVVNSRDLIDYAFKDKHVIIVSPTSFLAYLQTVLQGLRALQIEESAKEIRSNVEKLGKHLLTFEEFMKKLGSSMGTTVSHYNSAYKELGKIDKDVVKITGGEKSIEPLVLDKPKE, from the coding sequence ATGTCCACTTCACTAATCATTATTGCGGTCGTTATTGCTCTGGCCATCCTTTTTTGGCTTGTTTTTGGCGTGAAAAGAAAGCAGGATCAGGAAGAGAAAAGCGAGAAACTAGCAGTGATACTTGAGCGGCTGACAGTGCTCACAGAGGAAAACCGCGAATTGCGCCGGACAATGGACAACAAGCTTTCTGAAACTCACCGGGCTCATCAGGAACAAATCAGCCAAACGATTAAAACAGTTCGGGACGTAGTGGCGGGACTTACCAAATTGGAGGAAACAAATAAGCAAGTGATTAATTTTTCGGCCCAACTCCAGAATTTGCAGGATATTTTGAAAAATCCCAAGCAAAGGGGAGTGCTGGGGGAATATTTCCTGGAAGAGACGCTAAAAAATGTGCTGCCGCCTAATTCATACCAGATGCAATACGGTTTCAAAGACGGAACCATTGTTGACGCAGTAGTTTTTGTAAAAGAAAGAATTATTCCAGTGGATTCCAAGTTTTCTTTAGAAAATTATGAAAAGATCTTAAACACAACTGATCCCGAAGTCCGCGAAAAACATGTCAAACAATTTAAAAATGACCTCAAATTCAGAATTGATGAGACGGCTAAATATGTAAAACCTGACGAAGGAACTATGGATTTTGCCTTTATGTTTATTCCTTCAGAATCAATTTATTATGATTTATTAACGAGTGCCGTTGGAGTAGTGAACTCCAGAGATTTAATTGACTATGCCTTTAAAGATAAGCATGTTATTATTGTTTCTCCTACTTCCTTTCTGGCTTATCTTCAAACAGTCCTCCAGGGTCTTCGCGCGCTTCAAATCGAAGAAAGCGCTAAAGAGATCCGCTCTAATGTTGAAAAACTAGGCAAACACCTTCTCACTTTTGAAGAGTTTATGAAAAAATTGGGATCGAGCATGGGTACGACAGTCAGCCACTACAATTCCGCTTACAAAGAATTAGGAAAAATTGACAAGGATGTTGTTAAAATAACAGGGGGCGAAAAAAGCATCGAGCCGCTAGTGCTAGATAAGCCAAAAGAATAA
- a CDS encoding MraY family glycosyltransferase — protein MNISLYLSPFITSFLASVVLIAATIWLCGKFNGLISKRKSSRHVSGKRISRLGGVAIILSFSLAIFLDPNLFISQSLWGILIACGLILVVGLWDDFRELDWKTQLFFQVAVAVFVFIMGVRVEYITNPFGGVLFLNLGKYLLPSLFFVIGWLVLLMNSANWLDGVDGLSGGISLIGSLTIFFLSLKPEVNQPPVGIIAAALAGALAGFLLFNFHPAKILAGTAGSMFMGFILAVLAVFAGTKIATALLIMTIPIIDALWVIGERLRAGTSIFRPDQRHLHFKLVELGWSQRKITLFFYGVISAIALVALNTRAIGKMITIILVLLITVAVLIFVNRKLKAAKTA, from the coding sequence ATGAATATCTCTTTATATCTTTCACCCTTTATAACTTCTTTTCTCGCGTCAGTAGTTCTGATAGCCGCTACTATTTGGCTTTGCGGAAAATTCAATGGACTGATTTCAAAAAGAAAATCTTCCCGCCATGTTTCCGGGAAAAGAATTTCCAGATTGGGCGGAGTGGCTATTATTTTATCTTTCAGTCTGGCTATTTTTTTGGACCCCAATTTGTTTATTTCCCAATCTCTCTGGGGGATACTTATTGCCTGCGGCTTGATTCTGGTCGTCGGCCTGTGGGATGATTTTCGGGAACTGGATTGGAAAACCCAGCTCTTTTTCCAAGTTGCCGTCGCGGTTTTTGTCTTTATTATGGGAGTGCGGGTGGAATATATTACTAATCCTTTCGGCGGGGTCCTGTTTTTGAATCTTGGAAAATATCTTCTTCCCAGTTTGTTTTTTGTCATTGGCTGGCTGGTGCTTCTGATGAATTCAGCCAATTGGCTGGATGGCGTTGACGGTCTAAGTGGAGGAATCTCTCTGATTGGCTCGCTTACCATATTTTTCTTAAGCTTGAAGCCCGAAGTGAATCAACCGCCGGTGGGAATTATCGCCGCGGCTTTGGCGGGCGCCCTAGCCGGATTCTTGCTTTTTAATTTCCACCCGGCGAAGATTCTTGCTGGCACCGCCGGATCGATGTTTATGGGTTTTATACTGGCGGTTCTGGCGGTCTTTGCCGGAACTAAAATCGCCACCGCACTTCTCATTATGACCATTCCCATCATTGATGCTCTCTGGGTGATTGGAGAGCGGCTTCGGGCAGGAACTTCCATTTTCAGGCCGGATCAGCGCCATCTGCATTTTAAATTGGTGGAACTTGGCTGGTCGCAGAGAAAAATTACCTTATTTTTTTACGGTGTGATTTCAGCTATTGCCTTAGTAGCGTTAAACACCCGGGCGATCGGAAAAATGATTACTATTATTTTGGTTTTGCTGATAACGGTTGCAGTCCTTATTTTTGTAAACAGAAAGTTAAAAGCGGCAAAAACTGCTTAA
- a CDS encoding DUF192 domain-containing protein translates to MKKIFLVLLSVFLFGGAVYYFSSSWSGDKGPKINIGEKEFLVEIADNSAERSRGLGGRESLCQECGMLFEFARPGVHSFWMKNMQFSLDIIWILDDRVVFIAKNVPVDLKGVINPGVSADRVLEINAGLSEKYGIREGSQVKIGN, encoded by the coding sequence ATGAAAAAAATATTTTTGGTATTGCTGTCGGTATTTTTATTTGGCGGGGCGGTTTATTATTTTTCCAGCAGCTGGAGCGGCGATAAAGGACCAAAAATTAATATCGGCGAAAAAGAATTTTTAGTGGAGATCGCTGATAATAGCGCAGAAAGAAGCAGGGGACTAGGGGGAAGGGAAAGCTTGTGCCAAGAGTGCGGCATGCTGTTTGAGTTTGCGCGGCCCGGCGTTCACTCTTTCTGGATGAAAAATATGCAGTTTTCCTTGGATATTATCTGGATTTTGGATGACAGAGTGGTCTTCATCGCGAAGAATGTCCCAGTGGATCTCAAAGGTGTCATTAATCCTGGCGTTTCGGCTGACAGAGTTCTTGAAATAAACGCTGGGTTGAGTGAGAAATACGGAATAAGAGAAGGAAGTCAGGTAAAAATAGGCAATTAG